In the Alligator mississippiensis isolate rAllMis1 chromosome 7, rAllMis1, whole genome shotgun sequence genome, one interval contains:
- the LOC132251890 gene encoding olfactory receptor 14A16-like: MPNCTTVTEFLLLGFSEIRQLQILHFVIFLAAYLAALVGNLLVITAVTTDQHLHSPMYYFLANFSILDLGSISVIVPKSMANSLLNNRIISYAGCVSQVFFFFLFCTAGFALLTIMAYDRYIAICKPLHYGIIMNRRACIQMVASTWVAGAINSALHTGNTFSLPFCHSNIINQFFCEIPQLLKLSCSDTYHRELAAIVFSFCSCLGCFVFIIVSYVQIFTAVWRIPSEQGRQKAFSTCIPHLIVVSLFLSTSGITFLKPVSDSPSPLDLLAAVLYSVVPPLMNPVIYSMRNREIQAALKQLLHRLILSKTNLPIFVS; the protein is encoded by the coding sequence atgcccaactgcaccactgtaaccgagttcctcctcctgggcttctctgagATTCGGCAGCtgcagatcttgcactttgtcatctttctcgcagcgtacctggcagctctggtggggaacctccttgttatcactgcTGTAACTACGGACCaacacctccacagccccatgtactactttttgGCAAATTTCTCCATTcttgaccttggatccatctcCGTCATTGTCCCTaagtccatggccaattctctcttaaacaacAGGATAATTTCCTATGCTGGGTGTGTGtcccaggtctttttcttcttccttttttgtaCAGCTGGTTTTGCACTCCTAActatcatggcatatgaccgataCATTGCCATCTgtaagccactgcattatgggataattatgaacaggagagcttgcatccagatggtTGCCAGTACGTGGGTTGCTGGTGCCAtcaactctgcactgcacactgggaacacctttagtctccccttctgccactcaaatatcatcaaccagttcttctgtgaaataccccagctgctcaagctctcctgctctgacacataccacagagagctggcagcaATTGTCTTCAGTTTCTGTTCATGTttgggctgttttgttttcatcattgtgtcatatgttcagatcttcaccgcagtgtggagaatcccctctgagcagggccggcagaaagccttctccacctgcattcctcaccttatcgtggtctccctgtttctttccactagTGGCATTACCTTTCTGAAGCCcgtctctgactccccgtcccctctggatctcctggcagctgttttgtattctgtggtgcctccattgatgaatccggtcatctacagcatgaggaacagagagatccaagctgccctcaaGCAACTTCTTCACAGGCTGATCCTCTCCAAAACCAATCTGCCCATCTTTGTTTCATGA
- the LOC132251889 gene encoding olfactory receptor 14C36-like: MAYDRYIAVCKPLYYGIIMNRRACVQMAACAWTASVIYSALHTGNTFSLPFCHSNTINQFFCEVPQLLKLSCSDTYCRELAALVFSVFLALGCFVFIVVSYVQIFTAVWRIPFEQGRQKAFSTCIPHLIVVSLFIFTGVFAYVKPTSYFPSSLDLLTAVLYSVVPPMVNPFIHSMRNKEIKCALRKLLQRQMLSKNSMSLFTL, translated from the coding sequence atggcatatgaccgataCATTGCTGTCTGCAAACCACTGTATTatgggataataatgaacagaagagcttgtgtccagatggctgcctgtgcttggacTGCTAGtgtcatctactctgcactgcacactgggaacacctttagtctccccttctgccactcaaataccatcaaccagttcttctgtgaagtgccccagttgctcaagctctcctgctctgacacatactgCAGAGAGCTAGCAGCTCTTGTCTTCAGTGTGTTTTTAGctcttggttgttttgttttcatcgttgtgtcgtatgttcagatcttcaccgcagtgtggagaatcccctttgagcagggccggcagaaagccttctccacttgcATTCCTCACCTgattgtggtctccctgtttATCTTCACTGGTGTCTTTGCCTACGTGAAACCCACCTCCTACTTCCCATCCTCTCTAGATCTTCTgacagctgttctgtattctgtggttCCTCCAATGGTAAATCCATTCATCCatagcatgaggaacaaggagatcaaATGTGCTCTGAGAAAACTGCTCCAAAGGCAGATGCTCTCCAAGAACAGCATGTCCCTTTTTACTTTGTGA
- the LOC132251699 gene encoding olfactory receptor 14C36-like translates to MPNCTTVTEFLLLGFSDTRELQILHFVIFLAAYLAALVGNFLVITAVTTDHHLHSPMYWFLANLSILDLGSISVIVPNSMANSLLNTRTISYAGCVSQVFLFFLFSSADFSFLTIMAYDRYIAICKPLHYEIIMNRRACIQMAASAWAAGVIYSALHTGNTFSLPFCHSNIINQFFCEIPQLLKLSYSDTYRRELSALAFSVFLGLGCFVFIIVSYVQIFTAVWRIPSEQDRQKAFSTCIPHLTVVSLFFSTTGITYLKPNSDSPSPLDLLAAVLYSVVPPLMNPVIYSMRNREIQAALRKLHHKLICSRNNMSIFLS, encoded by the coding sequence atgcccaactgcaccactgtaaccgagttcctcctcctgggcttctcggacactcgggagctgcagatcttacactttgtcatctttctggcagcgtacctggcagctctggtggggaacttCCTTGTTATCACTGCTGTAACTACGGACCatcacctccacagccccatgtactggtttttggcaaatttgtccatccttgaccttggatccatctcCGTCATTGTCCCTAActccatggccaattctctcttaaacaccagaacaatttcctatgctggatgtgtgtcccaggtctttctcttcttcctcttttcttcagCTGATTTTtcattcctcaccatcatggcatacgaccggtacattgccatctgcaagccactgcattatgagataataatgaacagaagagcttgcatccagatggctgccagtgcttgggctgctggtgtcatatactctgcactgcacactgggaacacctttagtctccccttctgccactcaaatatcatcaaccagttcttctgtgaaataccccagctgctcaagctctcctactctgacacataccgcagagagctctcagctcttgccttcagtgtgtttctaggtttaggctgttttgttttcatcattgtgtcttatgttcagatcttcaccgcagtgtggagaatcccctctgagcaggaccggcagaaagccttctccacctgcattcctcaccttactgTTGTCTCCCTGTTTTTTTCCACTACCGGCATTACCTACCTGAAGCCCAactctgactccccatcccctctggatctcctggcagctgttctatattctgtggtgcctccattgatgaatccggtcatctacagcatgaggaacagggagatccaagctgccctgaggaaactgcacCACAAGCTGATCTGCTCCAggaacaatatgtccatctttctttcatga
- the LOC132251700 gene encoding olfactory receptor 14C36-like, giving the protein MPNWTTVTEFLLLGFSDTRQLQILHFVIFLAVYLAALVGNLLVITAVTTDQHLHSPMYYFLANLSILDLGSISVIVPKSMANSLLNTRAISYAGCVSQVFYLFLFCTPGFVLLTIMAYDRYIAICKPLHYGIIMNRRVCIQMAASAWVAGVIYSALHTGNTFHLPFCHSNIVNQFFCEIPQLLKLSCSDTYRRELAVHAFGVFLGLGCFAFIVVSYVHIFTAVWRIPSEQGRQKAFSTCIPHLIVVSLFLSTGGIAYLKPVSDSPSPLDLLAAVLYSVVPPLMNPVIYSMRNKEIQAALRKLLHRLIQS; this is encoded by the coding sequence atgcccaactggaccactgtaactgagttcctcctcctgggcttctctgacactcggcagctgcagatcttacactttgtcatctttctcgcagtgtacctggcagctctggtggggaacctccttgttatcactgcTGTAACTACGGACCaacacctccacagccccatgtactactttttggcaaatctgtccatccttgaccttggatccatctcCGTCATTGTCCCtaaatccatggccaattctctcttaaacaccagggCAATTTCCTATGCGGGATGTGTGTCCCAGGTCTTTTACTTGTTCCTTTTTTGTACACCTGGTTTCGTACTCCTAActatcatggcatatgaccgatacattgccatctgcaagccactgcattatgggataataatgaacagaagagtgtgcatccagatggctgccagtGCTTGGGTCGCTGGTGTCATTTattctgcactgcacactgggaacacctttcaTCTACCCTTCTGTCACTCAAATatcgtcaaccagttcttctgtgaaataccccagctgctcaagctctcctgctctgacacataccgcagggagctggcagtTCATGCTTTTGGTGTGTTTCTGGGTTTaggctgttttgctttcatcgttgtgtcgtatgttcacatcttcaccgcagtgtggagaatcccctctgagcagggccggcagaaagccttctccacctgcattcctcatctgattgtggtctccctgtttctttccactggtggCATTGCCTACTTGAAGCCcgtctctgactccccgtcccctctggatctcctggcagctgttttgtattctgtggtgcctccattgatgaatccggtcatctacagcatgaggaacaaggagatccaagctgccctgaggaagctgctccacaggctgatccagtcc